Below is a window of Dietzia timorensis DNA.
TCGTGCGCCGCGTTTCGCGCGCAAGTCCGGGATTCGTGGCGTCAAGTACAAGGCGCGCCTCGAACCGGCCGAGGCCGACCTGGTCCGCGACGTCGTCTCCGGGGTGATGAAGCTGCTGTCCGATCGCCTCGGCTCCGGCTCCCAGGACGAGCTCGCCGAACTCACCGGAATCAAATCCGGAAACTCCGAACCCCCGGACTACGCGCCACTCGCCCGACTCATTCCCGACTTCTTCCCGCCGTCCGGGTCCCCGCGCGCCCGCGCCGCCGACGCCGAACGCTACGCGGGCCACGCCGAGAGCCTTCCCGAGGACGCGGACAACATCGATTTTTCCGATGACGTCGCCGCTGCCGCCTCCGAGTCGTCCGACTCCGCGGCTTCGCAGGACGATCCGGCGGAGACCGAACGAGAGAACGCCGCGATGCGCATGCTGCACGAACCGGAGATCATCGAGGCCAAGCTCTTTGCCGGGGAAATGGTGATGCGCACGATTCCCGCCAAGGGAGGGGCGATCTCGCTCAACGAGCAGCAGGCCGAGGCCTGGTTGCAGGCGCTCAACGATGTCCGGCTCGTGCTCGGGGAACTCATCATGCGCGCAGAGCAGCCTCCGGCGTCCTCCGATTTCGGTTCCAACGGTTCTCCGAAACCGGGGTGGTATCGCACCGGCGTGCCCGAGGAGATGCCCGATCCGGATAGCCCGATGTTCCCCTCCTGGCAGGCGTACTACTGGTGCGCGATGATGCAGGACGACCTTTTGCAGGTGATGGCATGACCTTCGATCCCAGCGTCGGTGCGACCCGATCCCCGGCCGCCAAGAACCAGGCCGGAAAGGCCGGGCGCGGCCCCCGCACAACCGCGTACATCGCGCTGGCCATCATGGTCGCGGCGATGTGGATCCTCGAAGGCATCGACACCATCCTCGGCGGTCGGCTCGACGCCGAAGGAGTGAGGCCGCTCAACACCGATGGGCTCACCGGCATCCTCTTCGCTCCGTTGCTACACGCCGGCTGGGGCCATCTCATCGCCAACACGGTCCCGCTGCTCGTCGTCGGCGCGATCATCGCGCTCAGCGGGATCCGCACGTTCGCACTCGTCACCGCCTTTGGTTGGGCGATCTCCGGGGTGATCACCTGGCTCATCGGCGGGGGCGGAGTACACATCGGCGCCTCGGGAGTGGTGTTCGCCTACATCGTCTTCGTCATCGTACGAGGGCTGTTCACTCGCGCACCGCTGCACATCATCGTCGGCATCGTGGCTGCCATCTACTACGGCGTCGGTGTGCTCGGCGGGATGCTGCC
It encodes the following:
- a CDS encoding DUF2017 domain-containing protein, with the translated sequence MDRAPRFARKSGIRGVKYKARLEPAEADLVRDVVSGVMKLLSDRLGSGSQDELAELTGIKSGNSEPPDYAPLARLIPDFFPPSGSPRARAADAERYAGHAESLPEDADNIDFSDDVAAAASESSDSAASQDDPAETERENAAMRMLHEPEIIEAKLFAGEMVMRTIPAKGGAISLNEQQAEAWLQALNDVRLVLGELIMRAEQPPASSDFGSNGSPKPGWYRTGVPEEMPDPDSPMFPSWQAYYWCAMMQDDLLQVMA
- a CDS encoding rhomboid family intramembrane serine protease, which encodes MTFDPSVGATRSPAAKNQAGKAGRGPRTTAYIALAIMVAAMWILEGIDTILGGRLDAEGVRPLNTDGLTGILFAPLLHAGWGHLIANTVPLLVVGAIIALSGIRTFALVTAFGWAISGVITWLIGGGGVHIGASGVVFAYIVFVIVRGLFTRAPLHIIVGIVAAIYYGVGVLGGMLPFGNDGISWQGHLGGAIGGVVAASTLGRRGKKTGPRAPVTSA